CGAGGGGCGCCCCGAAGGATCCGACGACGGGCCCCTGCAGATCACGGGCGAATCGAACGCGGCGGAGTTCGAGCGCCTCGACGCGTACGAGCAGTCGCACCCGGACGCCGTCGAGAACGAGTACGTGCAGGACCTGACCCGCGCGGACGCGCCCGACGTGGGCTCGCTGCCCAGCGACATGGGCCCGCGCACGCGGTCGTCGTCCGACGAGCCGGACGCGCGGGCGCTGGCCATCGCCGGGGCGCCGGCGCGCTCGCTCTCGCTGCACGACCACCTGCGCCGGCAGTGGGCGCTCGTGGACGTCTCGCCCGAGCTGCGCGTGCTGGGGGACGCGATCATCTCGACCCTGGAGGAAGACGGGTACCTGCGCACGCCGCTCGAGGTGGTCGCGCAGAGCGTCGGCGCCACGCTCGCCCAGGGCGAGCGGGCGCTGGGCGCGGTGCAGTTGCTGCTCGAGCCGGCGGGGGTGGGCGCGCGCACCCCCGCGGAGTGCCTGCTGCTGCAGCTGGACGCCCTCGAGGAATCCGACGAGCACGGCTGGCCGGCGGGTGCATTCTCGAACGCGCGCCGCATCGTCGAGCATCACCTGGACGACATCTCGCACAACCGCCTCCCGCGCATCGCCGAGAAGACCGGCCTGCCCCTCGAGAGCGTCAAGGACACGATCGCGCTCCTCCGGCGCCTCAGCCTGTCGCCCGCGCGCCGCCTGGTCGACGACTCGCCGCCCCCCATCACGCCCGACGCCATCGTCGAGTACGACGAGGTGCAGGACCGCTACCTCGCCTACCTGAACGACGCGCGCGTGCCGAACCTGCGGATCAACCAGGAGTACGCCCGCCTCG
This sequence is a window from Planctomycetota bacterium. Protein-coding genes within it:
- the rpoN gene encoding RNA polymerase factor sigma-54 — its product is MRFETSQSLRMGQQMKLAPRMIQSMEILQMSQAELEARIQQELESNPTLEVAEGGSDAPSDAPPDEGRPEGSDDGPLQITGESNAAEFERLDAYEQSHPDAVENEYVQDLTRADAPDVGSLPSDMGPRTRSSSDEPDARALAIAGAPARSLSLHDHLRRQWALVDVSPELRVLGDAIISTLEEDGYLRTPLEVVAQSVGATLAQGERALGAVQLLLEPAGVGARTPAECLLLQLDALEESDEHGWPAGAFSNARRIVEHHLDDISHNRLPRIAEKTGLPLESVKDTIALLRRLSLSPARRLVDDSPPPITPDAIVEYDEVQDRYLAYLNDARVPNLRINQEYARLAKDRGADKRDREFLRTNLSNAQWLLDAVGQRRHTLLRVVRAVVDAQREFFDFGMHALRPLPMTLLAEQLGIHVATVSRAVADKYIATPRGVLPLRKFFSGGVTTDAGAEVAWDAIKEALRDVISAEDRRKPFSDEQLVAELKKRGIEIARRTIAKYREQLNIPSARLRRAF